The Sporomusa termitida genome has a window encoding:
- a CDS encoding glycosyl hydrolase family 18 protein has translation MNSTGWTICKATILAAVLVILIGCNYNGQSAGNQMLKEPAKRSAWLAYWDLEAGAKDLARIGKKLDQLSYFGAYFAKDDTLFLPRELSAQKSELQAKQRGYETYLTFVNDLHKADGSVVMKDTEVLRRVFADEAAMEKHIDEIIAMTLQAGFDGIEIDYERVWKEAEAGQLFLTFAEKLYVKALNNNLKLRLVLEPGTPFAATRFPRGPEYVVMAYNLYGMHSGPGPKANKEFIQKTAALMQTLPGEKSLALSTGGCLWSDNGEKRFLTEIEAKTLAAVYEAEPLRDDESQCLVYSYQDNGISYQVWYADVKTLNYWLAVAQEQGINNISLWRLGGNVAVNKLK, from the coding sequence ATGAACAGCACAGGCTGGACAATCTGTAAGGCAACCATACTGGCAGCTGTCTTGGTTATTCTGATCGGCTGTAATTATAATGGCCAGTCGGCCGGCAATCAAATGTTGAAAGAGCCGGCCAAGCGCTCGGCCTGGTTAGCCTACTGGGATCTGGAGGCAGGCGCAAAAGACCTGGCAAGGATCGGTAAAAAGCTGGATCAGCTCTCTTATTTCGGTGCCTATTTTGCTAAAGACGACACTCTGTTCCTGCCCCGTGAGCTGAGTGCCCAAAAAAGTGAGCTGCAAGCGAAACAGCGGGGTTATGAAACCTATCTTACTTTTGTCAATGACCTGCACAAGGCCGACGGATCGGTCGTGATGAAAGATACGGAGGTTCTCCGCCGGGTGTTTGCCGACGAGGCGGCTATGGAAAAGCATATTGATGAGATTATTGCCATGACTTTACAGGCCGGCTTTGATGGTATTGAAATTGATTACGAACGCGTATGGAAAGAGGCTGAAGCCGGACAGTTATTCTTAACCTTTGCCGAAAAGCTTTATGTCAAAGCCCTGAACAATAACCTGAAACTAAGGCTGGTGCTGGAACCGGGTACGCCCTTCGCTGCCACCCGTTTTCCCCGGGGGCCCGAATATGTGGTTATGGCCTATAACCTCTATGGCATGCACAGCGGACCCGGGCCAAAGGCCAATAAGGAGTTTATTCAAAAGACAGCGGCCCTCATGCAGACTTTGCCTGGGGAAAAATCATTGGCCTTGTCCACAGGCGGCTGCCTGTGGAGCGATAACGGGGAAAAGCGGTTTCTGACGGAAATCGAGGCCAAAACCCTGGCCGCGGTTTATGAGGCGGAGCCATTAAGGGATGACGAAAGCCAGTGCCTGGTTTATTCTTATCAGGATAACGGCATTTCCTATCAGGTATGGTATGCTGATGTCAAAACATTAAATTATTGGCTTGCGGTTGCGCAAGAGCAGGGGATAAATAATATCAGCCTGTGGCGTTTGGGCGGTAACGTGGCTGTTAATAAACTTAAATAA
- a CDS encoding glycoside hydrolase: MTIDNEQFTARKDRKKRVRVGLQLLIILAVLAGCLAALYTFKTYKPYPPPTTAGDKGFIALAYFGVERTGSQSLIGAGRLREHLQALQALGYVTVTQQDIVNYYQSGQDLPAKSLFLLFEDGRRDTAVFAQKILEDLNFKATMLTYPEKFDKKDTKFLRPAELTELERTTFWEMGTNGYRLAFINVFDRYDNYLGELDPLQHAAVAPYLGRKYNHYLMDYIRDEYGIPRESYNRMKARLTYDYEALRDSYSKSLGYVPGTYILMHANTGSFGNNDKVSAVNEYWIKELFTMNFNREGFSFNQRNSSIYDLTRMQPQAYWHTNHLLMRIKYDINQEMTFVTGDAAKHKAWETRQGALEIQDETMILTSLPQANGLMRLKNSEDFKDLKLSVRLRGNKLGLQKLYLRADENLSRFLSVYLLNNILYVTEKNTGTETELFSLDLDKHDGQEVLSVPEDKKAAELRALETLLKYADSAAKAKLYAERLQAKKLEEAPGVAAGAAAYRPLLSVHDRGDRLLALALKGDRLSIKIDDKEAVQALPVAAAKAGAVYLEAAWGGYGWSQRNLADDVYDGVFEQLTITGNTGADREKILFDSRLQGFAAVKLTVRQLWAGLINWFIVNL; the protein is encoded by the coding sequence ATGACGATAGACAATGAACAATTCACCGCCCGCAAAGACCGGAAAAAAAGGGTCCGGGTTGGGCTCCAGCTGCTGATTATCCTGGCCGTGCTTGCCGGTTGTCTGGCCGCTTTATATACCTTTAAAACCTATAAGCCTTATCCACCGCCGACTACGGCCGGGGATAAAGGCTTTATCGCCCTTGCTTATTTTGGCGTGGAGAGAACAGGCAGCCAGAGCCTGATCGGCGCGGGGCGTTTGCGTGAGCATTTACAGGCCCTGCAAGCTTTGGGGTATGTAACCGTCACCCAGCAGGATATTGTGAACTACTATCAGTCAGGGCAGGACCTGCCGGCAAAGTCATTGTTTTTACTGTTTGAAGACGGCCGGCGGGACACGGCTGTTTTCGCCCAGAAGATTCTGGAAGACCTTAACTTTAAAGCAACCATGCTGACTTACCCGGAGAAATTTGACAAAAAAGACACTAAATTTTTAAGACCGGCCGAACTGACCGAGTTGGAAAGAACAACCTTCTGGGAAATGGGGACAAATGGCTACCGGCTTGCCTTTATTAATGTATTTGACCGCTATGATAATTATCTGGGAGAACTGGACCCCTTGCAGCACGCCGCGGTGGCGCCGTATTTAGGGCGTAAATACAATCATTATTTAATGGATTATATCCGGGACGAGTATGGGATTCCCCGGGAGAGCTACAACCGGATGAAAGCCCGGCTTACGTATGATTATGAAGCCCTGCGCGACAGTTACAGCAAGTCCCTTGGTTATGTACCGGGAACCTATATATTAATGCACGCCAATACCGGCAGCTTCGGCAATAATGACAAAGTAAGCGCCGTAAATGAATACTGGATTAAAGAACTGTTTACAATGAACTTTAACCGGGAAGGGTTTAGTTTTAATCAGAGAAACAGCAGTATTTACGATTTAACGCGGATGCAGCCCCAGGCGTACTGGCATACCAATCATTTGCTGATGCGTATCAAGTACGACATTAATCAGGAAATGACCTTTGTCACCGGCGATGCAGCCAAACATAAAGCCTGGGAAACGCGGCAGGGAGCGCTGGAGATTCAGGATGAAACAATGATTTTGACATCTTTGCCGCAAGCTAACGGATTAATGCGTTTAAAGAACAGTGAGGATTTTAAAGACCTGAAGCTTTCCGTAAGACTCAGAGGCAATAAACTGGGGCTGCAGAAGCTCTATCTCCGGGCCGATGAAAACCTGAGCCGGTTTTTATCGGTATACCTTCTGAATAATATTCTCTATGTTACGGAAAAAAACACCGGGACCGAAACAGAATTATTCAGCTTAGACCTGGATAAACACGATGGCCAAGAGGTTCTGTCCGTCCCGGAGGATAAAAAAGCGGCCGAGCTGCGGGCATTGGAGACTTTGCTAAAGTACGCTGATTCGGCTGCCAAAGCAAAGCTTTATGCCGAACGCCTACAAGCTAAAAAACTGGAGGAAGCCCCCGGCGTAGCGGCCGGAGCAGCGGCCTATAGGCCGCTGCTCAGTGTTCATGACCGGGGTGACCGGCTGTTGGCGCTGGCCCTCAAAGGGGACCGGCTTAGTATTAAGATTGATGATAAAGAGGCTGTGCAGGCGCTGCCGGTAGCCGCCGCCAAGGCCGGCGCCGTTTATCTTGAGGCCGCCTGGGGCGGTTATGGCTGGAGTCAGAGAAATCTGGCCGATGACGTATACGACGGCGTATTTGAACAGCTGACGATTACCGGAAATACGGGGGCAGACAGGGAAAAAATTTTGTTTGACAGCAGGCTGCAGGGCTTTGCGGCGGTTAAGCTTACCGTCAGACAGCTGTGGGCAGGCCTGATAAACTGGTTTATTGTAAACTTGTAG